One Clavelina lepadiformis chromosome 1, kaClaLepa1.1, whole genome shotgun sequence genomic region harbors:
- the LOC143453042 gene encoding NIPA-like protein 2 isoform X2, which yields MFEILYNHLTKCTVSKNLIQLYGPSSSSGPSEPENFGDLLWMLSLKMGLFNISSITTSEVINWTVASIATTANVTVNKNKTGDVLLLTPQDHYKIGIVLAVFGNFIIAVSLNIQKFAHRKQEAAAAKDYDVTSPRNYLRSGCIAVIANGGLAVIFNAEALRMQDILGGTFAIVGGFLIIEFSQQSDHILNAQQILEHLGCWQFIIYVFVEVMIYGIIIFLRCHKDKPKHGVIIHLILVAILGSFTVISAKAVSGMLALTIEGSSQLVYPVFYLMLAIMVVTTILQVKYLNEAMAKFDVAVVVPINFVLFTISAIFAGAIFYQEFFNRRGILILMFFFGCWLSFSGVIFITTDKSKPNNHEGVALHLDMMPNFIRSLAPSLQTMNVQPKRNQRQVISFPEEVESLLGNQTRNVNDPCQCHSDSPGIGFSERSQNLGGEENRMYSYESESDTTSDWDENWPDSQKVPIHSADKDTSQKDEAPHLGTEH from the exons atgtttgaaatactgtataatcACCTAACTAAATGCACGgtttcaaaaaacttaattcaacTTTACGGTCCAAGCAGTTCAAGCGGTCCAAGTGAACCTGAAAATTTTGGAG ATTTGCTATGGATGCTTTCTCTCAAAATGGGTCTATTTAATATCAGTAGCATAACAACGTCGGAAGTAATTAATTGGACCGTAGCATCAATTGCAACAACTGCAAATGTTACTGTCAATAAAAATAAGACAGGAG ATGTGCTACTGCTCACACCTCAGGACCATTACAAAATAGGCATTGTTTTGGCAGTGTTTGGAAATTTTATTATTGCTGTATCATTAAATATCCAG AAATTTGCTCATCGCAAACAAGAAGCAGCTGCTGCTAaagattatgatgtcacatcTCCTCGGAACTATTTACGATCAG GTTGTATTGCTGTCATAGCTAATGGTGGTCTTGCAGTTATCTTTAATGCTGAAGCACTTAGAATGCAAGACATTTTGGGTGGAACATTTGCCATTGTTGGTGGGTTCTTAATTATTGAATTCTCCCAGCAAAGCGATCATATATTGAATGCACAGCAAATATTGGAACATCTAGGATGCTGGCAGTTCATTATTTACGTGTTTGTCGAG GTCATGATTTATGGGATAATAATATTTCTACGATGCCACAAAGATAAACCAAAGCATGGTGTGATCATTCATTTGATCCTGGTTGCAATTCTCGGTTCTTTTACTGTGATCAGTGCGAAAGCAGTTTCTGGTATGTTGGCTCTCACTATTGAAG GGAGTTCACAACTTGTTTATCCTGTCTTTTACCTAATGCTGGCAATTATGGTTGTGACAACAATATTACAA GTGAAATATTTAAATGAAGCAATGGCAAAGTTTGATGTTGCCGTAGTAGTGCCGATTAATTTTGTGCTATTTACAATCAGTGCTATTTTTGCTGGAGCTATTTTTTACCAG GAATTTTTTAATCGTCGAGGGATTCTGATTCTAATGTTCTTTTTTGGCTGTTGGCTTTCATTCTCTGGGgtaatttttataacaacaGACAAATCTAAACCAAATAATCATGAAGGAGTTGCTCTTCATCTTGACATGATGCCAAACTTCATCCGGTCTCTCGCTCCATCTCTTCAAACAATGAATGTGCAGCCAAAGCGAAATCAGCGACAG GTGATTTCATTCCCTGAAGAAGTGGAATCGCTACTAGGAAATCAAACAAGAAATGTAAATGATCCTTGTCAATGTCATTCCGATTCTCCTGGAATAGGCTTTTCAGAGAGGTCACAGAACTTAGGTGGTGAAGAAAATAGAATGTATTCCTATGAATCAGAAAGCGATACCACAAGCGACTGGGATGAAAACTGGCCTGACTCTCAAAAGGTACCAATACATTCAGCAGATAAAGATACCAGCCAAAAAGATGAAGCTCCGCATTTAGGAACAGAGCATTGA
- the LOC143453042 gene encoding NIPA-like protein 2 isoform X1 translates to MFEILYNHLTKCTVSKNLIQLYGPSSSSGPSEPENFGDLLWMLSLKMGLFNISSITTSEVINWTVASIATTANVTVNKNKTGDVLLLTPQDHYKIGIVLAVFGNFIIAVSLNIQKFAHRKQEAAAAKDYDVTSPRNYLRSGIWWIGILLMFLGEVGNFVAYGFAPASVVAPLGCIAVIANGGLAVIFNAEALRMQDILGGTFAIVGGFLIIEFSQQSDHILNAQQILEHLGCWQFIIYVFVEVMIYGIIIFLRCHKDKPKHGVIIHLILVAILGSFTVISAKAVSGMLALTIEGSSQLVYPVFYLMLAIMVVTTILQVKYLNEAMAKFDVAVVVPINFVLFTISAIFAGAIFYQEFFNRRGILILMFFFGCWLSFSGVIFITTDKSKPNNHEGVALHLDMMPNFIRSLAPSLQTMNVQPKRNQRQVISFPEEVESLLGNQTRNVNDPCQCHSDSPGIGFSERSQNLGGEENRMYSYESESDTTSDWDENWPDSQKVPIHSADKDTSQKDEAPHLGTEH, encoded by the exons atgtttgaaatactgtataatcACCTAACTAAATGCACGgtttcaaaaaacttaattcaacTTTACGGTCCAAGCAGTTCAAGCGGTCCAAGTGAACCTGAAAATTTTGGAG ATTTGCTATGGATGCTTTCTCTCAAAATGGGTCTATTTAATATCAGTAGCATAACAACGTCGGAAGTAATTAATTGGACCGTAGCATCAATTGCAACAACTGCAAATGTTACTGTCAATAAAAATAAGACAGGAG ATGTGCTACTGCTCACACCTCAGGACCATTACAAAATAGGCATTGTTTTGGCAGTGTTTGGAAATTTTATTATTGCTGTATCATTAAATATCCAG AAATTTGCTCATCGCAAACAAGAAGCAGCTGCTGCTAaagattatgatgtcacatcTCCTCGGAACTATTTACGATCAGGTATATGGTGGATTGGTATTTTACTAATGTTTCTCGGAGAAGTTGGgaattttgttgcatatgGATTTGCGCCAGCATCCGTTGTTGCGCCCTTGG GTTGTATTGCTGTCATAGCTAATGGTGGTCTTGCAGTTATCTTTAATGCTGAAGCACTTAGAATGCAAGACATTTTGGGTGGAACATTTGCCATTGTTGGTGGGTTCTTAATTATTGAATTCTCCCAGCAAAGCGATCATATATTGAATGCACAGCAAATATTGGAACATCTAGGATGCTGGCAGTTCATTATTTACGTGTTTGTCGAG GTCATGATTTATGGGATAATAATATTTCTACGATGCCACAAAGATAAACCAAAGCATGGTGTGATCATTCATTTGATCCTGGTTGCAATTCTCGGTTCTTTTACTGTGATCAGTGCGAAAGCAGTTTCTGGTATGTTGGCTCTCACTATTGAAG GGAGTTCACAACTTGTTTATCCTGTCTTTTACCTAATGCTGGCAATTATGGTTGTGACAACAATATTACAA GTGAAATATTTAAATGAAGCAATGGCAAAGTTTGATGTTGCCGTAGTAGTGCCGATTAATTTTGTGCTATTTACAATCAGTGCTATTTTTGCTGGAGCTATTTTTTACCAG GAATTTTTTAATCGTCGAGGGATTCTGATTCTAATGTTCTTTTTTGGCTGTTGGCTTTCATTCTCTGGGgtaatttttataacaacaGACAAATCTAAACCAAATAATCATGAAGGAGTTGCTCTTCATCTTGACATGATGCCAAACTTCATCCGGTCTCTCGCTCCATCTCTTCAAACAATGAATGTGCAGCCAAAGCGAAATCAGCGACAG GTGATTTCATTCCCTGAAGAAGTGGAATCGCTACTAGGAAATCAAACAAGAAATGTAAATGATCCTTGTCAATGTCATTCCGATTCTCCTGGAATAGGCTTTTCAGAGAGGTCACAGAACTTAGGTGGTGAAGAAAATAGAATGTATTCCTATGAATCAGAAAGCGATACCACAAGCGACTGGGATGAAAACTGGCCTGACTCTCAAAAGGTACCAATACATTCAGCAGATAAAGATACCAGCCAAAAAGATGAAGCTCCGCATTTAGGAACAGAGCATTGA
- the LOC143451714 gene encoding mapk-regulated corepressor-interacting protein 1-like: MLTMLSISGGKQAQNNQHKLKSSAQGLRRDKLSPSEKEAHWGVNNMGSHKVHFNSASKHIPRGSTTMNYVTDPITSQHKDNVSSISEEWDKVKADLNKREDERILGTTQYIEKNPHPSMQNFRPFDLEDFWGQKQLSNLT; the protein is encoded by the exons ATGTTGACCATGCTATCAATATCAGGAGGTAAACAGGCACAAAACAACCAACACAAACTTAAATCTTCAGCCCAAGGTTTGCGTCGAG ACAAGTTAAGTCCATCTGAGAAGGAAGCGCACTGGGGTGTAAATAACATGGg GTCTCACAAAGTTCATTTCAACTCAGCAAGTAAACACATACCAAGGGGTTCCACCACGATGAACTATGTGACCGACCCAATCACTTCACAGCACAAGGACAATGTTTCTTCCATAAGTGAAG AATGGGATAAAGTGAAAGCTGACCTTAATAAACGTGAAGATG AAAGAATTCTGGGAACCACCCaatatattgaaaaaaatccacATCCGAGCATGCAAA ACTTTCGACCTTTTGACCTTGAAGATTTTTGGGGACAAAAGCAGTTGTCGAATCTGACATGA
- the LOC143453057 gene encoding quinone oxidoreductase-like protein 1 yields MLMDQSTDLITVTVAVKTCSIEKLYASLLKKFISPKYTDGIVVRDVAGVVTKVGAEVSRFRVGDEVIGLLSVDNFFDIKDSTCDLLEYQLVKKPKTLSWEIASCCIMDGLKAYDALHYLGRVQSGTTLLICNAVSSFGVLAIQLAREWGVKVFSTAENEEDAQTMRTMSLDVERILDGHQFVRNSMKDETGGIGVDCIIDSGVFPNVINAEDRDSTKPMKHDIISSLAINGKWVTSQHDLQLDPPDSEILHMKNASVCHLFPDAMLLSSYQQNKVLHIMDAVLEQADAGVLRPHFMSVLPASELIPSVFPTKHRIVLKL; encoded by the exons ATGTTAATGGACCAGTCAACTGATCTCATAACTGTTACAGTTGCAGTTAAAACTTGTAGTATTGAAAAGCTCTATGCATCATTACTCAAGAAGTTCATTTCTCCAAAATACACTGATGGAATAGTGGTGAGAGATGTAGCTGGAGTGGTAACTAAAG TTGGAGCTGAAGTATCAAGATTTAGGGTGGGTGATGAAGTCATTGGTCTTCTTTCTGTGGATAatttttttgatataaaaGACAGCACATGTGATTTGCTGGAATACCAACTTG TGAAGAAGCCTAAAACACTTTCCTGGGAAATTGCATCTTGCTGCATAATGGATGGTTTAAAAGCCTATGATGCTTTACATTACCTTGGTCGAGTTCAGTCTGGCACAACACTATTGATATGCAACGCTGTTTCA tCATTTGGTGTTCTTGCAATTCAACTTGCACGGGAATGGGGAGTTAAGGTTTTCTCAACCGCTGAAAATGAAGAAGATGCACAAACAATGAGGACCATGTCACTGGATGTTGAAAGGATACTGGATGGACATCAGTTTGTGAGAAACAGCATGAAGGATGAAACTGGTGGTATTGGTGTGGATTGTATCATTGATAGTGGAG TTTTTCCAAATGTCATCAACGCCGAAGATCGTGATAGCACTAAACCTATGAAACATGACATCATATCTTCTCTTGCAATAAATGGGAAGTGGGTGACATCACAGCATGATTTACAG TTGGATCCTCCTGATTCAGAAATTTTGCACATGAAGAATGCATCAGTTTGCCATCTTTTTCCTGATGCAATGTTGCTATCTTCttatcaacaaaataaagtCCTGCATATTATGGATGCAGTGTTGGAACAAGCTGATGCAGGAGTActtag GCCTCATTTTATGAGTGTTCTTCCTGCTTCGGAATTAATTCCATCAGTTTTCCCAACAAAACACAGAATTGTTCTTAAACTATAA